Proteins encoded by one window of Oreochromis niloticus isolate F11D_XX linkage group LG17, O_niloticus_UMD_NMBU, whole genome shotgun sequence:
- the rgs16 gene encoding regulator of G-protein signaling 16 has translation MCKGLASLPTCCLERAKELKARLGSVLQIANWNLSCCKIGKNKPTLEECLRWKESFEKLLSSKYGLYAFTAFLMSEFSEENIAFYFACEEYKNIKCPAKLATKAKKIYDEFIGSEAPREINIDHETRDITKANMLAPTHSCFDMAQHKIYMLMAKDCYPRFLRSPAYRHLVCQAKPSTKARNLPQQEKKA, from the exons ATGTGTAAAGGACTAGCATCACTGCCTACCTGCTGCTTGGAAAG GGCCAAGGAGCTGAAGGCAAGGCTGGGAAGTGTTTTGCAGATCGCCAACTGGAATCTATCCTGTTGCAAAATAGGGAAAAATAA GCCAACCCTGGAGGAATGCCTTAGGTGGAAAGAGTCCTTTGAAAAACTTCTTTCCAGCAAAT ATGGACTGTATGCCTTCACAGCCTTCCTTATGTCTGAGTTCAGTGAGGAGAACATTGCGTTCTACTTTGCCTGTGAGGAATACAAAAATATCAAGTGTCCTGCCAAGCTAGCTACTAAGGCTAAAAAGATCTATGATGAATTCATCGGCAGCGAAGCTCCCCGGGAG ATTAATATTGACCACGAAACCCGTGACATCACCAAAGCCAACATGCTGGCCCCCACACATTCTTGTTTCGACATGGCCCAGCACAAGATCTACATGCTCATGGCCAAAGACTGCTATCCACGCTTTCTCCGCTCTCCAGCCTACAGACATCTGGTGTGCCAAGCCAAGCCGAGCACCAAGGCCAGAAATCTGCCCCAACAGGAGAAGAAGGCTTGA